From Bemisia tabaci unplaced genomic scaffold, PGI_BMITA_v3, a single genomic window includes:
- the LOC140225765 gene encoding uncharacterized protein (The sequence of the model RefSeq protein was modified relative to this genomic sequence to represent the inferred CDS: added 220 bases not found in genome assembly) — protein MPRHPGFPPPSPALPPCGHAIMPRMEEPLIPCSPWRMQSLPPANPWWSEDPLHDFGFERFFPRTPPPAPSHLLSHTLAYLSLAKLIFKNIELSSDAVADLEILIFNLDRSIILDSENEKSCIELSQKFEGKFLDILQRGKTAKLWAQYFDMVSLLLKFITAERCGNWALHLDTIERMMPYFFASGHFLYTKSGHLYLQQMKNLEKKMTPAEFKLFTTAGYFTIRRTSKFWSGTWSDMIIEQSLMKTMKVSGGLTHGRGVKDSVLATWILGMTSLHNVCDGVEDFCGVTFETSEQHVQMRSSRISRDDKDAKKMFDWFEHHNPFRHDKELTSINSGMIADDSINCYEAKKLGVAGLKKLVGGNFGSIKFLRKDRCKPLSCLKSALVIEDDVIPVEPLMIFQRICIAKKSDEELEDFLSFELSPFPLSLFKDDGMRKGSKALLYNQYKPVTDDIDKSSVIYTIDGGFLLHRVIWPRNGTFRDICVSYVTYVKSHYGSSVTVVFDGYPENVTDQSTKFTERSRREKKNSSVNIIFDADMTPPVAQEKFLGNSKNKNRLIGILTRHFVSENIQVFQAKEDADTLIVRKAIEAAPNFASSIIVGEDVDLVVILTSLSKNMGNVFLLKPGRKKTIQKIYNRGSLGDEVVANNMLFLHAFSGCDTTSYLYNQGKAKIIKTLKNNPELLPCVEVFQKPNSTAAEIADAGQKFLLCLYGCKTPETTTLNVHRYKCFVKTAFKNKHTLASLPPTEEAAKQHSLRTYYQVQSWLGVDKNPTEWGWEISKNGLVPVTSTQKPAPDAILNQISCKCKKGCRASCSCRKSGLSCTIICSSCFTDNACTNRPVDAILDEENVDDPEEVQDQAVDYGLSSDFEEESDAVSISESEGEKRAGEPGSLTLDSEDIDQPGPSTRSKKPRLE, from the coding sequence CACACACGTTGGCTTACCTGTCACTAGctaaacttatttttaaaaatattgaactttCATCAGACGCCGTTGCAGACTTAGAAATACTTATATTCAACTTAGATCGCTCAATAATACTGGactcagaaaatgagaaatcCTGTATTGAACTCTCTCAAAAATTTGAggggaaatttttagacattttgcAACGCGGCAAAACAGCGAAACTTTGGGCTCAGTATTTTGATATGGTGTCTCTTCTACTGAAATTCATAACAGCCGAGAGATGTGGCAACTGGGCACTTCACCTTGATACAATTGAGCGCATGATGCCATATTTTTTTGCTAGTGGGCATTTTCTGTACACAAAATCTGGCCATTTATACCTgcaacaaatgaaaaatttggagaaaaagatGACACCCGCAGAGTTCAAACTTTTTACAACCGCTGGCTATTTTACGATCAGGCGCACTTCAAAATTCTGGAGTGGAACCTGGTCTGATATGATTATAGAGCAGTCATTAATGAAGACAATGAAAGTTTCAGGGGGGCTCACACACGGAAGGGGCGTTAAAGATAGTGTTCTTGCCACGTGGATCCTGGGTATGACGTCACTGCATAATGTCTGCGATGGTGTCGAAGATTTTTGCGGCGTAACCTTTGAAACTTCAGAGCAACATGTGCAAATGCGATCATCCCGAATCTCTCGTGACGACAAAGATGCCAAGAAAATGTTTGATTGGTTTGAACATCATAATCCTTTCCGCCATGACAAAGAACTTACTTCCATCAATTCAGGCATGATAGCCGATGACAGTATCAACTGCTATGAAGCCAAAAAACTAGGGGTGGCGGGACTGAAAAAACTTGTGGGCGGAAATTTTGGCTCCATCAAATTCCTGCGAAAAGACAGGTGCAAACCATTAAGTTGCCTGAAATCCGCCCTTGTTATAGAAGATGACGTCATTCCCGTCGAGCCGCTCATGATTTTCCAACGCATTTGCATTGCTAAGAAATCGGACGAGGAGCTCGAAGATTTTTTAAGCTTTGAACtttctccttttcctctttccttGTTTAAGGACGATGGAATGAGGAAAGGCAGTAAAGCTTTACTCTACAACCAGTACAAACCAGTAACCGATGACATTGATAAAAGCTCCGTTATTTACACGATTGACGGTGGTTTTTTGTTGCACCGCGTGATTTGGCCACGAAATGGCACTTTTCGTGACATTTGTGTAAGTTACGTTACGTACGTTAAATCCCATTACGGGTCGAGTGTCACGGTAGTTTTTGACGGTTACCCCGAAAATGTTACAGATCAAAGTACTAAGTTCACCGAAAGAtcgagaagagagaaaaaaaattcatccgtgAACATCATTTTCGATGCAGACATGACGCCTCCCGTTGCGCAGGAAAAATTCCTCGGAAACAGCAAAAACAAGAATCGCCTAATCGGTATACTGACGCGTCATTTCGTTTCCGAAAATATCCAAGTATTCCAAGCTAAAGAGGACGCAGACACTTTAATAGTTCGAAAAGCAATCGAGGCGGCACCGAATTTTGCATCATCCATCATAGTTGGCGAAGACGTTGATCTCGTGGTTATTTTAACATCACTCTCCAAGAACATGGGTAATGTTTTCCTTTTGAAGCCCGGTAGGAAGAAGACCAtccaaaaaatttacaacagAGGCAGTCTTGGTGACGAAGTCGTTGCTAACAACATGTTATTCCTACACGCATTTAGCGGATGCGATACAACTTCCTACCTGTATAATCAAGGGAAAGCAAAAATCATAAAGACGCTCAAAAATAACCCGGAACTTTTACCTTGTgttgaagtttttcaaaaaccgaattCAACTGCCGCTGAAATTGCTGATGCGGGTCAAAAGTTTCTCCTGTGCTTGTACGGCTGTAAAACACCTGAAACCACGACGCTGAATGTTCATAGGTACAAATGTTTCGTAAAAACAGCATTTAAAAATAAGCACACTTTGGCATCGTTGCCGCCTACCGAAGAAGCAGCTAAACAACATTCCCTGCGAACTTACTACCAAGTTCAAAGTTGGTTAGGCGTTGATAAGAATCCAACAGAGTGGGGCTGGGAAATAAGCAAAAATGGGCTAGTTCCGGTGACTTCGACGCAAAAACCTGCACCTGATGCCATTCTAAATCAGATTTCATGCAAGTGCAAGAAGGGCTGCCGCGCGAGTTGCAGCTGCAGAAAAAGTGGCCTTTCCTGCACTATCATTTGCTCCAGTTGTTTTACTGATAATGCATGTACCAACAGGCCCGTAGATGCTATTTTGGATGAAGAGAACGTTGACGACCCGGAGGAAGTTCAAGATCAAGCCGTGGACTACGGACTTTCGTCCGATTTTGAGGAAGAAAGTGACGCAGTATCAATTTCGGAATCTGAGGGTGAAAAACGGGCCGGTGAACCGGGGTCATTGACCCTTGATAGTGAAGACATTGACCAACCTGGACCATCAACGCGTTCAAAAAAGCCACGACTTGAATGA
- the LOC109042294 gene encoding uncharacterized protein, whose product MSATQPKLEDLCRFCAKFSDTAMPIFNADGNEEILGMIRRLVPFEIYSCDGLPQKSCETCLVHLKSFKQFLDACIQANEKLRNLSFLLSDEGCNSDEPSLTDSFGLGAAGESPKSVAIPAEEAHFKNEARSEESIKVHQNSRDETVHHDSDSQLHSALEAQPSAASLLCDICGKVFERANNLRVHKATHLEDALKKKHVCSTCGKRFFSRFQLTEHQNVHLGLKPHQCDLCDKKFHKRILLRQHKLIHLPESDLFECCKCGLKFNRKSNLKAHERTHSSTRSFACRVCSLTFGEMRSLLSHRRLEHMKKTEESVVVSMEHCCMICDTYFENADSLSQHMKTHKQKENKQAQCKICRQVVNTKALKYHEMSKHSNKRPFQCSYCSEESKEVGFMSFGLLKNHERLHTGQRPFKCDSCEKSFRSRKSLRQHKLKHSNLRNYECNFCTKRFKTKGTLKVHLKIHTGEKPYVCDLCGHSFIQKSDMMKHQRRHSNHNLDGKVELEPTTSYLLSKEHNPAVKTVDVAAVVLPEHVQKMLNLTNTSIFPGNFILADQHFTGHFPAESNVINSQQNEIKMNNSSEGRLVTSADGQDGPCIRENFNGNALSSLTAPSLMTDDSDIVITNLSLSLSGSLNSSSEAPS is encoded by the exons ATGAGCGCAACCCAGCCCAAGCTTGAAGATCTTTGCCGTTTTTGCGCCAAATTCTCTGATACAGCGATGCCCATTTTCAATGCTGACGGTAATGAAGAAATTTTGGGAATGATTAGAAGATTAGTTCCTTTTGAA ATATATTCTTGTGATGGATTACCTCAAAAAAGTTGTGAAACATGTCTAGTGCACCTGAAATCATTCAAGCAGTTTTTAGACGCCTGCATTCAAGCAAACGAGAAACTCAGAAACCTCAGCTTTCTGCTGTCTGATGAAGGCTGTAATTCTGATGAG cCATCTCTCACGGATAGTTTTGGCCTTGGAGCAGCAGGAGAATCCCCAAAATCTGTAGCTATTCCAGCAGAAGAAGCACACTTTAAAAATGAAGCAAGATCAGAAGAGTCGATCAAAGTACATCAAAATAGTCGAGATGAAACAGTCCATCATGATTCTGACTCGCAACTTCATTCGGCCCTAGAAGCTCAACCCTCTGCTGCATCTCTTCTGTGTGACATTTGTGGCAAAGTTTTTGAGCGGGCCAACAATCTAAGGGTACACAAAGCAACACATCTTGAAGATGCCTTGAAGAAAAAGCATGTTTGTTCTACATGCGGAAAACGTTTTTTCTCTAG ATTTCAGCTGACAGAACACCAAAACGTTCATCTGGGTCTGAAACCTCACCAATGTGATCTGTGCGACAAAAAGTTTCATAAAAGAATTTTGTTACGTCAGCACAAACTAATACACCTCCCAGAGTCAGATCTTTTTGAGTGCT GTAAATGTGGTTTGAAGTTCAACCGTAAAAGTAATCTCAAAGCCCATGAGCGGACCCATAGCAGCACCCGCAGTTTTGCGTGCCGTGTTTGCTCCCTAACCTTTGGAGAGATGCGATCGTTATTATCACACAGGAGACTAGAACATATGAAAAAGACCGAAGAATCTGTCGTTGTCAGTATG gagCATTGTTGTATGATTTGTGACACATACTTTGAAAATGCTGACTCACTAAGTCAACACATGAAAACTCACAAgcagaaagaaaacaaacaggCCCAGTGCAAAATATGCAGACAAGTGGTTAACACAAAAGCCCTGAAATACCATGAAATGTCAAAACACTCAAATAAAAGGCCTTTTCAATGTTCATATTGCTCAGAAGAATCCAAAGAAGTCGGATTCATGTCATTTGGTCTGCTTAAAAACCATGAGAGACTTCACACAGGACAGCGACCTTTTAA GTGTGACTCTTGTGAAAAATCATTTCGTAGTCGGAAAAGTCTTCGTCAGCACAAGTTGAAACACTCAAACCTTCGAAATTACGAATGCAACTTTTGTACCAAACGGTTCAAAACCAAGGGTACCCTTAAAGTTCACTTGAAAATCCACACAGGAGAGAAACCCTATGTATGTGACCTGTGCGGTCACTCGTTTATCCAAAAAAGTGATATGATGAAGCATCAAAGGAGGCATTCAAACCATAACTTAGATGGCAAGGTAGAACTCGAACCTACCACTTCCTATCTACTCTCCAAAGAACACAATCCTGCAGTCAAAACAGTCGATGTTGCTGCTGTGGTATTGCCAGAGCATGTTCAAAAGATGCTGAATTTGACTAACACTTCAATATTTCCGGGTAACTTCATTTTAGCAGACCAGCATTTTACAGGTCATTTTCCGGCTGAGTCCAACGTCATCAATTCTCAACAGAATGAAATCAAGATGAACAACAGTAGTGAAGGTAGGCTCGTGACCAGTGCAGATGGTCAAGATGGCCCTTgcatcagagaaaatttcaacGGTAATGCATTGAGTTCTCTCACTGCACCGTCGCTAATGACAGATGATAGTGATATTGTAATTACGAACTTATCCCTCAGTCTTTCGGGATCTTTAAATTCTAGCAGTGAAGCACCAAGCTGA
- the LOC109042292 gene encoding U1 small nuclear ribonucleoprotein 70 kDa, translating to MTQFLPPNLLALFAPRDPIPFLPPPCKLPHEKKTRGYTGIAEFVKFFEDPSETPPPVKVETREERLERRRRERAEQVAYKLEQEIAIWDPYTNGQATTDPFKTLFVARINYDTSESKLRREFEIYGPIKKIVVVHNTVNGKPRGYAFIEYEHERDMHV from the exons ATGACACAGTTCCTACCTCCCAATCTCCTGGCGCTCTTTGCGCCTCGAGATCCTATTCCATTTTTGCCACCCCCTTGCAAGCTTCCTCATGAGAAGAAGACTAGAGGCTACACGGGCATCGCCgaatttgttaaatttttcgAG GATCCGTCTGAAACACCTCCTCCTGTTAAAGTTGAAACTCGAGAGGAAAGGTTAGAAAGGCGCAGGAGGGAAAGGGCAGAACAAGTAGCCTACAAATTAGAACAAGAAATAGCCATTT GGGATCCTTACACCAATGGGCAAGCCACAACTGATCCTTTCAAAACCTTATTTGTAGCAAGAATT aatTATGACACTTCAGAGTCAAAACTCAGGAgagaatttgaaatttacggACCCATTAAAAAG ATTGTTGTCGTCCACAATACTGTCAATGGAAAGCCTCGAGGGTATGCATTTATTGAGTATGAACATGAAAGGGACATGCATG TATGA